The Algihabitans albus genome includes a window with the following:
- the ffh gene encoding signal recognition particle protein — MFDGLQSRLGDVFDKLRRRASLSEDDVNAALREVRVALLEADVALPVVKDFIEGVRPKAVGQEVLRSVTPGQQVVKIVHDHLVEMLGGTPGAEEQAAREGRYPGSGGIDIDLNAPAPVPILMVGLQGSGKTTTTGKIAKRLSEKQRKKVLMASLDTRRPAAQQQLKVLGEQVGVATLPIVPGEPPVAIAKRALSTGKLEGYDVVLLDTAGRLAIDEELMAEVVAVRDASQPHETLLVADAMTGQDAVNVAATFNERVGLTGIALTRVDGDARGGAALSMKAVTGKPIKLLGTGEKLDALESFHPERVAGRILGMGDIVSLVEKAAETLEQEDAEAMAKRLAKGRFDLNDMHKQLQQLTKMGGLKSMMQLLPGVPKIQDQLKKANVDDKVVKRQMAIISSMTKAERTRPELIKASRRQRIAKGSGTSVPDVNKLLKQFAETQRMVKKVKKMGGMESLMGGGGMEGLMPGGGAGASGLPGGMPPGFGGGRATRRLGRRK; from the coding sequence ATGTTCGACGGACTGCAGAGCCGCCTGGGCGACGTCTTCGACAAGCTGCGACGCCGCGCCAGCTTGAGCGAGGACGACGTCAATGCCGCGCTGCGCGAGGTGCGCGTGGCGCTGCTCGAGGCCGATGTCGCACTGCCGGTGGTCAAGGACTTCATCGAGGGCGTGCGGCCCAAGGCGGTCGGACAGGAAGTTCTGCGCTCGGTCACGCCGGGCCAGCAGGTCGTCAAGATCGTTCACGACCATCTGGTCGAGATGCTGGGCGGAACGCCGGGTGCCGAGGAACAGGCCGCCCGTGAGGGCCGCTATCCCGGATCGGGCGGGATTGATATCGACCTGAACGCACCGGCACCCGTACCGATCCTGATGGTCGGTCTCCAGGGCTCGGGTAAGACCACCACCACCGGCAAGATCGCCAAGCGCCTGAGCGAGAAACAGCGCAAGAAAGTGCTGATGGCCTCGCTGGACACTCGCCGTCCCGCGGCTCAGCAGCAGCTCAAGGTGCTGGGCGAACAGGTCGGCGTCGCCACCCTGCCGATCGTGCCGGGCGAGCCGCCGGTGGCGATCGCCAAGCGGGCGCTCAGCACCGGTAAGCTGGAAGGCTACGATGTGGTGTTGCTGGACACCGCCGGACGCCTGGCGATCGACGAGGAGTTGATGGCGGAGGTCGTGGCGGTGCGCGATGCTTCGCAGCCGCACGAAACCCTGTTGGTGGCGGACGCCATGACGGGCCAGGACGCCGTGAACGTCGCCGCCACCTTCAACGAGCGTGTCGGTCTGACCGGCATCGCCCTGACTCGCGTCGACGGCGATGCGCGTGGTGGTGCCGCGCTCTCCATGAAGGCGGTGACCGGAAAGCCGATCAAACTGCTGGGGACCGGCGAAAAGCTCGATGCCCTGGAGTCCTTCCATCCCGAGCGGGTCGCCGGCCGGATCCTGGGCATGGGCGACATCGTCTCCTTGGTCGAGAAGGCGGCCGAGACGCTCGAACAGGAAGACGCCGAGGCCATGGCCAAGCGCCTGGCCAAGGGGCGCTTCGATCTCAACGACATGCACAAGCAGCTACAGCAGCTCACCAAGATGGGCGGTCTCAAATCGATGATGCAGCTGCTGCCGGGTGTTCCCAAGATCCAGGACCAGCTCAAGAAGGCCAACGTCGACGACAAGGTCGTCAAGCGGCAGATGGCGATCATCTCCTCCATGACCAAGGCAGAGCGCACGCGCCCGGAGTTGATCAAGGCTTCGCGGCGTCAGCGCATCGCCAAGGGTTCGGGGACCTCCGTGCCGGACGTCAACAAGTTGCTCAAGCAGTTCGCCGAGACCCAGCGCATGGTCAAGAAGGTGAAGAAAATGGGCGGCATGGAGAGTCTGATGGGCGGCGGCGGCATGGAAGGCCTGATGCCCGGAGGCGGTGCGGGCGCAAGCGGCCTGCCGGGCGGCATGCCGCCGGGCTTTGGCGGCGGGCGCGCCACGCGACGCCTCGGGAGGCGCAAGTGA
- the dapF gene encoding diaminopimelate epimerase, with product MTEPLPFLKMHGLGNDFVVLDARAQALELSPETARRIADRHRGVGCDQLLILEPARNGGDLYLKILNADGGEVGACGNGTRCVARLLFEETGRVEAKIETRAGLLTGLDSDGLVTVDMGPANLGWQEIPLARELDTLHLDYAKGPLSDPVAVNIGNPHVLFFVADAEAMDLETLGPQIETDPLFPERVNVGLVQHLGGDRLRYRVWERGVGITIACGSGACAAGVAAARRGLTGRRVRVTLDGGDLRIDWRDDTHVLMTGPASKSFAGTLAPELLG from the coding sequence ATGACGGAACCACTGCCCTTTCTGAAGATGCACGGCCTCGGTAACGATTTCGTCGTGCTGGATGCGCGCGCGCAGGCGCTGGAGCTGTCGCCCGAGACGGCGCGGCGGATCGCCGACCGCCATCGCGGCGTCGGCTGCGACCAGCTTCTGATCCTGGAGCCGGCACGCAACGGCGGCGATCTCTACCTGAAGATCCTCAATGCCGACGGCGGCGAGGTCGGCGCCTGCGGCAACGGCACCCGCTGCGTCGCCCGCCTGCTTTTCGAGGAAACGGGACGGGTCGAAGCGAAGATCGAAACCCGCGCCGGACTGCTGACCGGCCTGGACAGCGACGGCCTGGTCACCGTCGACATGGGGCCGGCCAATCTAGGCTGGCAGGAGATCCCGCTCGCACGCGAGCTGGACACGCTGCACCTGGACTACGCCAAGGGGCCGCTGAGCGACCCGGTTGCCGTAAACATCGGCAACCCGCACGTCCTTTTCTTCGTGGCCGACGCCGAGGCGATGGACCTGGAGACGCTCGGCCCGCAGATCGAGACCGACCCGCTGTTTCCCGAGCGGGTCAATGTCGGCCTCGTGCAACACCTTGGAGGCGACCGTCTGCGCTACCGGGTCTGGGAGCGCGGCGTCGGCATCACCATCGCCTGCGGCTCCGGCGCCTGCGCCGCCGGCGTGGCCGCTGCCCGCCGCGGCCTGACCGGCCGCCGGGTCCGCGTCACCCTGGACGGCGGCGACCTGCGGATCGACTGGCGCGACGACACCCACGTCCTCATGACCGGCCCGGCCAGCAAGAGCTTCGCCGGCACTTTGGCGCCGGAACTTCTGGGCTAA
- a CDS encoding VOC family protein: protein MQIDFPGLILFVEDYPACRRFYGETLGLAVVTEKTWDGGGLIAFAWGDTYLMIESGGKRQAEPDGSGSYSGGLPFILRLDVNDLEAPVARLEMAGIGLERRSYPWGEIAVFFDPNGTRLELKSPPTGDAGSGVR, encoded by the coding sequence ATGCAGATCGACTTCCCCGGGCTGATCCTATTTGTCGAAGACTACCCGGCCTGCCGCAGGTTCTACGGCGAGACACTGGGTCTGGCCGTAGTCACCGAAAAGACTTGGGACGGCGGTGGCCTGATCGCCTTCGCCTGGGGCGACACCTATCTGATGATCGAGTCCGGCGGAAAACGGCAGGCCGAGCCCGACGGTAGTGGCAGCTACAGCGGCGGTCTGCCTTTCATCCTGCGCCTCGACGTGAACGATCTGGAGGCCCCGGTCGCGCGCCTCGAGATGGCCGGCATCGGGCTCGAACGCCGCAGCTACCCCTGGGGCGAGATCGCCGTCTTCTTCGACCCCAACGGCACGCGGCTGGAGCTGAAGTCGCCGCCGACCGGCGACGCCGGTTCAGGCGTTCGCTAG
- the mtaB gene encoding tRNA (N(6)-L-threonylcarbamoyladenosine(37)-C(2))-methylthiotransferase MtaB, with the protein MSETSASSRLDEAKLITFGCRLNAWESEVMRDHARAAGLGDTVILNSCAVTAEAERQLRQSIRRARREHPEAEIVVTGCAAQIDPQRYAAMPEVDRVLGNSEKLQAESWQRLGRGLGDARVQVADIMTARETAGHLVEGFAEKTRAFVQVQQGCDHRCTFCIIPFGRGPSRSVPIGEIVRQVQALVAAGVREVVLTGVDVTSYGADLPGTPTLGQMMRRLLANVPELPRLRLSSVDPVEIDAEVFRLLESEPRFMPHLHLSLQAADDLILKRMKRRHLRADALACIERARAARPDTVFGADIIAGFPTETEAMFRNTLDFVAEAGLTFLHVFPYSERPGTPAARMPTVPKPERKARAQRLRAAGAAAEARFLESRLGQTAEVLIESEGLGRSEHYAPVLAEGPVGEIVSVRLTGLAEGKLVGENPVETPRVMAVS; encoded by the coding sequence ATGTCCGAGACCTCTGCCTCCAGCCGCCTCGACGAGGCGAAGCTGATCACCTTCGGCTGCCGGCTGAACGCCTGGGAGTCCGAGGTGATGCGCGACCATGCGCGCGCGGCGGGGCTGGGCGACACGGTGATCCTGAATTCCTGCGCCGTGACGGCCGAGGCGGAGCGGCAGTTGCGCCAGTCGATCCGCCGGGCGCGGCGCGAACATCCCGAGGCGGAGATCGTGGTGACCGGCTGCGCCGCGCAGATCGACCCGCAGCGCTACGCCGCCATGCCCGAGGTCGACCGGGTGCTGGGCAACAGCGAAAAGCTGCAGGCCGAATCCTGGCAACGTCTTGGGCGCGGACTTGGAGACGCTCGTGTCCAGGTCGCCGACATCATGACGGCGCGCGAGACCGCGGGCCATCTGGTCGAGGGCTTCGCGGAGAAGACCCGCGCCTTCGTTCAGGTCCAGCAGGGCTGTGACCATCGCTGCACCTTCTGTATCATTCCCTTCGGCCGCGGCCCCAGCCGCTCGGTTCCGATCGGCGAAATCGTGCGCCAGGTCCAGGCCCTGGTCGCCGCCGGCGTCCGCGAGGTCGTGCTGACCGGCGTCGACGTCACCAGCTACGGAGCGGACCTGCCCGGGACCCCCACACTCGGGCAGATGATGCGGCGCCTGCTGGCCAACGTGCCGGAGCTGCCGCGCCTGCGCCTCTCCTCGGTCGATCCGGTCGAGATCGACGCCGAGGTCTTCCGCCTGCTGGAGAGCGAGCCGCGCTTCATGCCGCACCTGCACCTGTCGCTGCAGGCCGCCGACGACCTGATCCTCAAGCGCATGAAGCGCCGCCACCTGCGCGCCGACGCCCTGGCCTGCATCGAACGGGCGCGGGCGGCCCGGCCCGACACGGTCTTCGGCGCGGACATCATCGCCGGCTTTCCGACGGAAACCGAAGCCATGTTCCGCAACACGCTCGACTTCGTGGCGGAGGCCGGCCTGACCTTCCTGCACGTCTTTCCTTATTCCGAACGGCCCGGTACGCCGGCCGCACGCATGCCCACGGTGCCCAAGCCGGAGCGCAAGGCGCGCGCCCAACGCCTGCGGGCAGCCGGGGCAGCAGCCGAAGCCCGTTTCCTGGAGAGCCGCCTGGGCCAGACTGCGGAAGTCCTGATCGAAAGCGAGGGCCTCGGCCGCTCGGAGCACTATGCCCCCGTCCTGGCCGAAGGGCCGGTCGGCGAGATCGTCTCAGTTCGCCTGACCGGATTGGCCGAAGGCAAGCTCGTCGGCGAAAATCCCGTCGAGACGCCCCGTGTGATGGCCGTGTCGTGA
- the ftsY gene encoding signal recognition particle-docking protein FtsY, which produces MSEGWLTRLKSALKRSSSKLGDGIAGIFNKRKLDDAALEELEELLIASDLGVATSAKLAANLAKTRFNKDVSPEEVRTALAADVTEMLKPVAKPLEITPERRPHVVLVVGVNGAGKTTTIGKLAKQQVEQGRKVMLAAGDTFRAAAIEQLQIWGERSRVPVIAKQAGADAAGLAFEALETAKREGADLLLIDTAGRLHNKTELMAELQKIQRVLRKQDESAPHDVLLVLDATTGQNALSQVATFKELVAVTGLVVTKLDGSAKGGVLVALAEQHGLPVHAVGVGEGAEDLRPFSAEHFAKSLMGLEV; this is translated from the coding sequence GTGAGCGAAGGCTGGCTGACACGGCTGAAGTCGGCGCTCAAGCGCTCCTCGTCCAAACTGGGCGACGGCATCGCCGGCATCTTCAACAAACGCAAGCTGGACGACGCGGCGCTGGAGGAATTGGAGGAGTTGCTGATCGCCTCCGACCTCGGCGTCGCGACCTCCGCCAAGCTGGCGGCCAACCTGGCAAAGACCCGCTTCAACAAGGACGTGAGCCCGGAGGAAGTCCGCACGGCGCTGGCCGCCGACGTAACCGAGATGCTGAAGCCGGTCGCCAAGCCCCTGGAGATCACGCCGGAGCGCCGGCCCCATGTGGTTCTGGTGGTCGGCGTCAACGGGGCCGGCAAGACGACCACGATCGGCAAGCTGGCCAAGCAGCAGGTCGAGCAGGGCCGCAAGGTCATGCTGGCGGCCGGCGACACCTTTCGCGCCGCCGCCATCGAACAGCTTCAGATCTGGGGCGAGCGCAGCCGCGTGCCGGTGATCGCCAAACAAGCCGGCGCCGATGCCGCCGGTCTGGCCTTCGAGGCGCTGGAGACGGCCAAGCGCGAGGGCGCCGATTTGCTGCTGATCGACACGGCCGGGCGACTGCACAACAAGACGGAGCTGATGGCCGAACTGCAGAAGATTCAGCGTGTGCTGAGAAAGCAGGACGAGAGCGCCCCGCACGATGTACTGCTGGTGCTGGACGCCACCACGGGGCAGAACGCACTTAGCCAGGTCGCCACCTTCAAGGAACTGGTCGCCGTCACCGGCCTGGTGGTCACCAAGCTCGACGGCTCGGCCAAGGGCGGCGTACTGGTGGCGCTTGCTGAACAGCACGGCTTGCCGGTTCATGCCGTCGGGGTCGGCGAAGGCGCCGAGGATCTGCGCCCCTTCTCGGCCGAACACTTCGCCAAGAGCCTGATGGGTCTCGAGGTTTAG
- a CDS encoding methyl-accepting chemotaxis protein yields MLKVAEIHKIGVKLASALAMTAILAVGITTTANLWVASDMSDEAIEQKLSSLQAQLIDALDAEASRALSMATAVAETTAVKEAFAARDRESLASNFVPQFEKIKTEHGARQFQFHLAPATSFLRVHKPEKYGDDLSSFRFTVVEVNTKGHPVSGLERGVAGLGMRGVVPVMHDGAQIGSVEFGLSFGQPFFDRFTERSEARAALYVLRDETVELFATTFPESVTFDETGLRAAAQAAGHTILPEVDVAGVAHTTLLAPVEDFSGSVIGVAAIGFDRSAIDASLASGRMISLAIGLGVLTMALVIAWMMNRSIAKPISVTTAVMRRLAAGETSVEIPGRNRLDELGEMAGAVQVFKDNAIEKLRLEEDQRAAEQRAVVEKQKALSSLADGFEASVGQIATKVAGGVTEMERTAHEMSAIAQRTDEGTAEVVNVCNEASGNVQTVATAAEELSASIAEIASQVTRANDVSRQAVEEAAATDERVKGMTTAADRIGDVMKLIQDIAEQTNLLALNATIEAARAGDAGKGFAVVANEVKNLATQTSKATEEIAGQIAAMQSATNTAADAIGSIAQRIQEIGEVTTSIASAIEEQTAATQEIARNTQNAATGTQAVSSRIQTVRDDSATSSAAVTLVAKAVDDLNGQTRDLQSEIEGFLAKVRAS; encoded by the coding sequence ATGCTTAAGGTTGCCGAGATCCACAAAATCGGAGTCAAGCTCGCATCGGCTTTGGCCATGACCGCGATCCTTGCCGTCGGCATCACGACGACTGCGAATCTCTGGGTCGCCTCCGACATGAGCGACGAGGCCATCGAGCAAAAGCTGTCCAGCCTGCAAGCCCAGCTGATCGATGCCCTCGATGCGGAGGCCTCGCGCGCGCTGTCCATGGCGACGGCGGTCGCCGAAACCACGGCGGTCAAGGAGGCTTTCGCCGCGCGGGACCGCGAGAGCCTGGCCAGCAACTTCGTGCCCCAATTCGAGAAGATAAAGACCGAGCACGGCGCGCGGCAGTTCCAGTTCCATCTGGCGCCAGCGACCTCTTTCCTTCGCGTTCACAAACCGGAGAAGTACGGGGACGACCTCTCCTCCTTCCGCTTCACGGTCGTCGAGGTCAATACGAAGGGCCATCCGGTCTCGGGCTTGGAACGCGGCGTCGCAGGCTTGGGCATGCGCGGCGTTGTGCCGGTGATGCACGACGGCGCCCAAATCGGGTCCGTCGAGTTCGGTCTGTCGTTCGGCCAGCCCTTCTTCGACCGCTTTACGGAGCGCTCGGAAGCGCGCGCCGCGCTCTACGTTCTCCGGGATGAGACCGTCGAGCTCTTTGCCACCACGTTTCCGGAAAGCGTGACCTTCGATGAGACCGGCCTGCGCGCCGCGGCGCAAGCTGCCGGCCACACGATTCTGCCGGAAGTGGACGTCGCGGGCGTCGCGCACACCACACTGCTGGCGCCGGTCGAAGACTTCAGCGGCAGCGTCATCGGCGTGGCTGCGATCGGCTTCGACCGCTCCGCCATCGACGCCTCCCTTGCCTCCGGTCGGATGATCTCCCTGGCGATCGGCCTGGGCGTGCTGACCATGGCTCTTGTCATCGCCTGGATGATGAACCGCTCCATCGCCAAGCCGATTTCGGTCACGACAGCCGTCATGCGCCGGCTGGCCGCGGGCGAGACCTCGGTCGAGATTCCTGGGCGCAACCGCCTTGACGAGCTGGGCGAGATGGCCGGAGCCGTTCAGGTCTTTAAGGACAACGCCATCGAGAAACTGCGCCTGGAGGAAGACCAGCGCGCGGCCGAGCAGCGGGCGGTCGTGGAGAAACAGAAAGCGCTCAGCAGCCTGGCCGACGGCTTCGAAGCCTCGGTCGGACAGATCGCGACGAAGGTGGCGGGCGGCGTTACCGAGATGGAGCGCACCGCCCACGAAATGAGCGCGATCGCGCAACGCACCGACGAGGGCACGGCCGAGGTGGTCAACGTCTGCAACGAGGCGAGCGGAAACGTGCAGACCGTGGCCACCGCTGCGGAGGAACTGAGCGCTTCCATCGCGGAAATCGCCTCGCAGGTCACGCGCGCCAACGACGTGTCGCGGCAGGCGGTCGAGGAAGCGGCCGCCACGGACGAGCGCGTCAAAGGCATGACGACGGCAGCCGACCGGATCGGCGACGTCATGAAGCTGATCCAGGATATCGCGGAGCAGACCAACCTGTTGGCGCTGAACGCCACCATCGAGGCCGCGCGCGCCGGCGATGCCGGCAAGGGCTTCGCCGTGGTGGCCAACGAAGTGAAGAACCTGGCCACGCAGACGTCGAAGGCGACGGAGGAGATCGCGGGACAAATCGCGGCCATGCAGTCGGCCACGAATACGGCTGCCGACGCCATCGGTTCGATCGCGCAACGCATCCAGGAGATCGGAGAGGTTACGACCTCGATCGCGTCAGCGATCGAGGAACAAACCGCCGCCACTCAAGAGATAGCTCGAAACACCCAGAACGCGGCAACCGGAACCCAGGCCGTCTCGAGCCGGATCCAGACCGTGCGGGACGACTCCGCGACGTCGAGTGCGGCCGTCACGCTCGTGGCCAAAGCGGTCGACGATCTGAACGGTCAGACCAGAGATCTGCAGAGCGAGATCGAAGGATTTCTGGCCAAGGTCCGCGCCTCCTAG
- the mdh gene encoding malate dehydrogenase yields the protein MARAKIALVGAGNIGGTLALLSAIKELGDVVLFDIAEGVPQGKALDIAQSAPVEGYDAVFTGANDYSAIAGADVVIVTAGVARKPGMSRDDLLGINIKVMNAVGQGIKDNCPEAFVICITNPLDAMVWVLREACGLPHNRVVGMAGVLDSARFRHFLAEEMAVSVEDVSAFVLGGHGDTMVPMVRHSTVAGIPLPDLIEMGWIAKDKLDAIVDRTRNGGAEIVGLLKTGSAFYAPASSAIAMAESYLKDKKRVLPCAAYLEGQYGVDGLYVGVPTVIGAGGVERIVELKLNSEEQSMLNHSVESVRGLVEACKTISAEG from the coding sequence ATGGCGCGCGCGAAGATCGCTTTGGTCGGGGCTGGCAACATCGGTGGCACGCTGGCATTGCTGAGTGCGATCAAGGAGCTGGGCGACGTCGTGCTGTTCGACATTGCCGAAGGGGTCCCGCAAGGCAAGGCTCTCGACATCGCGCAGTCCGCTCCCGTCGAGGGCTATGACGCGGTCTTTACCGGCGCCAACGACTACTCCGCCATCGCCGGTGCCGACGTTGTGATCGTCACGGCGGGCGTAGCGCGCAAGCCGGGCATGAGCCGGGACGACCTGCTCGGCATCAACATCAAGGTGATGAACGCCGTCGGCCAGGGCATCAAGGACAACTGCCCGGAGGCCTTCGTCATCTGCATCACCAACCCGCTGGACGCCATGGTCTGGGTGCTGCGCGAAGCCTGCGGCCTGCCCCACAACCGGGTCGTCGGTATGGCCGGTGTGCTCGATTCCGCAAGGTTCCGTCATTTCCTGGCCGAGGAGATGGCGGTCTCCGTCGAGGACGTCAGCGCCTTCGTGCTGGGCGGTCACGGCGATACCATGGTGCCGATGGTGCGCCATTCCACCGTCGCCGGCATTCCTCTGCCGGACCTGATCGAGATGGGCTGGATCGCCAAGGACAAACTCGACGCCATCGTCGACAGGACCCGCAACGGCGGGGCCGAGATCGTGGGTCTGCTGAAGACTGGCTCCGCGTTCTACGCACCGGCCTCCAGCGCTATCGCCATGGCCGAGAGCTACCTGAAAGACAAGAAGCGGGTCCTGCCCTGCGCCGCCTATCTTGAGGGCCAGTACGGAGTCGACGGCCTCTACGTCGGTGTGCCGACCGTGATCGGCGCCGGCGGCGTCGAGCGCATCGTCGAGCTCAAGCTCAACAGCGAGGAGCAGAGCATGCTGAACCATTCCGTGGAGTCCGTCCGCGGTCTGGTTGAGGCCTGCAAGACCATTTCAGCCGAGGGATAG
- the leuD gene encoding 3-isopropylmalate dehydratase small subunit has product MEKFTKLTAVAAPLPLTNVDTDMIIPARFLKTIKRTGLAEGLFYALRHDGDGKPVDFVLDRPAYKSAKILVAGANFGCGSSREHAPWALLDAGIRCVIAPSFADIFYNNCFKNGILPLVLPQDEVDKLLDDAERGANAVVTVDLETQTIHGPDGGSIAFEVDAFRKHCLLNGLDDIGLTLEKAPKIDGFEERQKIGQPWLYA; this is encoded by the coding sequence ATGGAAAAATTCACGAAACTGACGGCCGTCGCGGCACCTTTGCCACTGACGAATGTCGATACCGACATGATTATTCCGGCGCGCTTTCTGAAGACGATCAAGCGTACCGGCCTGGCCGAGGGTCTGTTCTACGCGCTGCGCCATGACGGCGACGGCAAGCCCGTCGACTTCGTGCTCGACCGCCCCGCGTACAAGAGCGCCAAGATCCTGGTCGCCGGCGCCAACTTCGGCTGCGGCTCTTCGCGCGAACATGCGCCTTGGGCCTTGCTGGATGCCGGCATTCGCTGCGTCATTGCCCCCAGCTTTGCCGATATCTTCTACAACAACTGCTTCAAGAACGGCATTCTGCCTCTCGTTCTGCCACAAGACGAGGTCGACAAGCTGCTGGACGACGCCGAGCGTGGCGCCAATGCCGTCGTGACCGTCGACCTGGAGACTCAGACCATCCATGGCCCCGACGGCGGTAGCATCGCCTTCGAGGTGGATGCCTTCCGCAAGCACTGTCTTCTGAACGGCCTGGATGACATCGGCCTGACGCTTGAGAAGGCGCCGAAGATCGACGGCTTCGAGGAACGGCAGAAGATCGGTCAACCCTGGCTCTACGCCTAG
- the leuB gene encoding 3-isopropylmalate dehydrogenase — translation MAANKNLLVLAGDGIGPEVMSQVRRVVEWMDKRRAVRFDVTEDLVGGAALDVHGVPLAEATLERAKAADAVLLGAVGGPKWDDLPFEKKPERGLLALRKEMELYANLRPAICFEALVEASTLKPEVVAGLDIMIVRELTGGTYFGEPRGIFDLPNGERKGVNTQVYTTHEIRRVAAVAFELARKRGHRVCSSEKANVMESGVLWREEVTKLHGEAYGDVELSHMYADNCGMQLVRAPKQFDVIVTDNLFGDMLSDVAAMLTGSLGMLPSASLGDPDETGRRKALYEPVHGSAPDIAGDGKANPIAALMSFAMCLRYSFDLGDDADLIEAAVKAVLGSGIRTGDIMATGAKLVSTQEMGDALLAELDKRAA, via the coding sequence ATGGCCGCTAACAAGAATCTGCTGGTTCTCGCCGGCGACGGCATCGGTCCGGAGGTGATGAGCCAGGTTCGTCGCGTGGTCGAGTGGATGGACAAGCGGCGGGCCGTGCGGTTTGACGTCACCGAAGACCTGGTCGGCGGCGCGGCCCTCGATGTCCACGGGGTTCCGCTGGCGGAAGCGACGCTGGAGCGCGCGAAAGCGGCCGACGCCGTGCTGCTGGGCGCGGTCGGCGGCCCGAAGTGGGATGACCTGCCCTTCGAGAAGAAGCCCGAGCGCGGCCTGCTGGCCTTGCGCAAGGAGATGGAGCTCTACGCCAACCTGCGTCCGGCAATCTGCTTTGAGGCCTTGGTTGAAGCCTCGACCCTCAAGCCGGAGGTGGTTGCCGGCCTCGACATCATGATAGTGCGCGAGCTGACCGGCGGCACCTACTTCGGCGAGCCGCGCGGCATCTTCGATCTGCCCAACGGCGAGAGGAAGGGCGTCAATACGCAGGTCTACACGACCCACGAGATCCGACGCGTCGCCGCTGTCGCCTTCGAGCTAGCCCGCAAGCGCGGCCACCGCGTCTGCTCGTCCGAGAAAGCCAACGTCATGGAGTCCGGCGTTCTTTGGCGAGAGGAAGTCACCAAGCTGCATGGCGAAGCCTATGGCGACGTCGAGCTCAGCCACATGTATGCGGACAATTGCGGCATGCAACTCGTCCGTGCCCCGAAGCAGTTCGATGTGATCGTGACCGACAACCTCTTCGGCGACATGCTCTCCGACGTGGCCGCGATGCTGACCGGATCGCTCGGCATGCTGCCTTCGGCGTCGCTTGGCGACCCCGATGAGACGGGCCGGCGCAAGGCGCTCTACGAACCGGTGCACGGTTCGGCGCCCGATATCGCAGGCGACGGCAAGGCCAACCCGATCGCTGCGCTGATGTCCTTCGCCATGTGCCTGCGCTACAGCTTCGATCTGGGTGACGACGCGGACCTGATCGAAGCGGCCGTCAAGGCCGTACTGGGCTCGGGCATCCGCACCGGCGACATCATGGCGACCGGCGCCAAGCTGGTCTCCACCCAGGAGATGGGCGACGCTTTGCTGGCGGAGCTGGACAAGCGCGCAGCCTGA
- a CDS encoding SDR family oxidoreductase produces the protein MPILLVTGGARGIGAAVCRMAAARGWDVCINYQRDQTAAEAVAEDVVASGRRALTVQADVSDADEVADLFAACERGLGQLDALVASAGLTGRISTLAAADPAELATVINVNVTGTLLCCREAVRCMSGTGGGSGGIIVTLSSAASTLGSPGEYVWYAASKGAIDSFTQGLAKEVGPEGIRVNAVAPGMTDTEIHAAGGNPDRPTQIAPTIPLRRVATPEEIAAPILWLLSEEAAYVSGAILRVAGGR, from the coding sequence ATGCCTATTCTACTTGTCACTGGTGGAGCCCGAGGAATCGGGGCCGCCGTCTGCCGGATGGCCGCGGCGCGCGGGTGGGATGTCTGCATCAACTATCAACGCGACCAAACGGCGGCCGAAGCCGTTGCCGAAGACGTCGTTGCTTCCGGTCGGCGCGCTCTGACAGTGCAGGCCGATGTCTCCGACGCCGATGAGGTCGCGGATCTTTTCGCGGCCTGCGAGCGCGGTCTCGGCCAGCTCGATGCGCTGGTTGCCTCGGCCGGCCTGACCGGCCGGATTTCGACGCTAGCCGCGGCCGATCCGGCCGAGCTCGCAACGGTGATCAACGTCAATGTGACCGGCACCCTGCTTTGCTGCCGCGAGGCGGTGCGCTGCATGTCCGGAACCGGCGGAGGGTCGGGAGGCATCATCGTCACGCTCTCTTCAGCCGCCAGCACGCTGGGCAGCCCGGGCGAGTACGTCTGGTATGCCGCCAGCAAGGGAGCGATCGACAGCTTCACGCAGGGCTTGGCTAAGGAAGTCGGCCCCGAAGGCATCCGGGTCAACGCGGTCGCACCGGGCATGACCGACACTGAAATCCATGCCGCCGGGGGGAACCCCGACCGTCCGACTCAGATAGCACCGACGATCCCGTTGCGCCGGGTCGCTACTCCGGAGGAAATCGCGGCGCCGATTCTCTGGCTCCTGTCGGAGGAAGCCGCTTACGTCAGCGGCGCCATTCTACGCGTCGCGGGCGGACGCTAG